The Thalassotalea sp. HSM 43 genome window below encodes:
- a CDS encoding DUF58 domain-containing protein, giving the protein MWWKKIASDDQNQLAQATLEQLGCDGINIDIEQLLPYQGKASLLNLAPKKAVQGHLSGNYLARTKGRGMEFDEVRHYQTGDDIRAIDWRVTARTGKTHTKLFREEVERPVLIATDLGQSMFFGSKLLFKSAQACHIAALVAWHAKKRGDRVGGLVFNEQQHQELKPRSRQNGVLHYLHTLEELHQQGLAHWQQELPSSQTYFIENCNRLAQLAKPGSLVYLITDGNHFNEEVLRPLAKVSRHCELVICQVNDPLEFTLPQSKQKTSVAITDGSQKQQLLLGDQQTAQRYQDKAMLTNKLKQQLYQQAGARVIHFSAGDSVEHQLKSGIETWIR; this is encoded by the coding sequence ATGTGGTGGAAAAAAATCGCGTCAGACGATCAAAACCAGCTTGCTCAAGCCACGCTTGAGCAGTTAGGTTGTGATGGCATAAATATCGATATTGAGCAGCTCCTGCCCTATCAAGGCAAGGCCTCATTGTTGAATTTGGCGCCGAAAAAAGCCGTGCAAGGACACTTAAGCGGCAATTATTTGGCGCGCACCAAAGGCCGCGGTATGGAGTTCGATGAGGTGCGTCATTATCAAACGGGTGATGACATACGCGCAATCGACTGGCGTGTTACCGCCAGAACCGGTAAGACCCATACCAAACTGTTTCGAGAAGAAGTTGAACGTCCTGTTTTAATCGCTACCGATCTCGGCCAATCGATGTTTTTTGGTTCTAAATTACTATTTAAATCAGCACAAGCCTGTCATATTGCGGCGCTTGTCGCTTGGCATGCGAAAAAACGTGGTGATCGTGTCGGCGGCCTGGTTTTTAATGAACAGCAACATCAAGAGCTCAAGCCTCGAAGCCGACAAAACGGCGTATTACACTACTTACACACTCTTGAAGAGCTGCACCAGCAAGGGTTAGCTCACTGGCAACAAGAATTACCCAGTTCACAAACTTACTTTATTGAAAACTGTAATCGTTTAGCACAGCTCGCCAAACCTGGCTCATTGGTTTATCTGATCACCGATGGCAATCATTTTAATGAAGAGGTATTGCGACCACTGGCGAAAGTATCACGTCACTGCGAGCTGGTTATTTGCCAAGTGAATGACCCATTAGAGTTCACTCTTCCTCAGTCAAAACAAAAAACCTCTGTGGCAATAACCGATGGCAGCCAAAAACAGCAACTATTGCTTGGTGATCAGCAAACCGCACAACGCTATCAAGATAAAGCCATGCTAACCAATAAGCTAAAACAACAGCTGTATCAACAAGCCGGTGCACGAGTCATTCATTTCAGCGCCGGTGATAGTGTCGAACATCAATTAAAATCTGGGATTGAAACATGGATCCGCTAG
- a CDS encoding AAA family ATPase, which yields MAIEQFSKLQEHLSGQIVGQHALVENLLIALLADGHLIVEGPPGLAKTRAINALSDGVDASFHRIQFTPDLLPADLTGTDIYRPEDGSFVFQQGPLFQNLILADEINRAPAKVQSALLEAMAEGQVTVGKTTYKLPELFLVMATQNPLEQEGTYPLPEAQLDRFLMHLEIDYPNAASELDILRLNRGEALNSEKLPVVTISQEEIFTARKEALEIYLAPVLEQYIVDLIMATRQGEKYDDDLGKWLAYGASPRATIALDRCSRARAWLNGRDFVSPEDIQAVFHNTLRHRLLLTYQAEAEGITTNQVLDRILELVAVA from the coding sequence ATGGCAATTGAACAATTTTCTAAACTACAAGAGCACCTAAGCGGCCAAATCGTTGGACAACACGCTTTGGTCGAAAATCTTCTCATCGCATTACTCGCTGATGGTCACTTAATTGTAGAAGGCCCTCCGGGTTTGGCAAAAACCAGAGCAATCAATGCCTTATCTGATGGCGTTGATGCAAGCTTTCACCGTATTCAGTTTACCCCAGATCTGCTACCTGCGGATTTAACCGGTACCGATATTTATCGCCCAGAAGATGGCAGCTTTGTGTTTCAACAAGGTCCACTATTTCAGAACCTTATTTTAGCCGATGAAATTAACCGTGCCCCAGCAAAGGTGCAGTCCGCATTACTTGAAGCGATGGCTGAAGGACAGGTAACCGTAGGTAAAACCACCTACAAGTTGCCAGAATTGTTTTTGGTTATGGCAACGCAAAACCCGCTAGAGCAAGAAGGTACCTACCCGTTACCTGAAGCGCAATTAGACCGCTTTTTAATGCATCTGGAAATTGACTACCCAAATGCTGCGTCAGAATTAGACATTCTCCGTCTCAATCGTGGCGAAGCATTAAACAGCGAAAAGCTACCTGTGGTTACCATTAGCCAAGAAGAAATCTTTACTGCACGTAAAGAAGCCTTGGAAATTTATTTGGCACCGGTTCTTGAGCAATATATTGTCGACCTGATCATGGCAACACGCCAAGGTGAGAAGTACGATGATGACTTAGGTAAATGGTTAGCCTATGGCGCCAGTCCGCGAGCCACCATTGCCTTAGATCGCTGTTCGCGAGCCAGAGCTTGGTTAAACGGCCGCGACTTTGTCAGCCCGGAAGATATCCAAGCGGTATTCCATAACACATTACGTCACCGTTTGTTGTTAACCTATCAGGCAGAAGCTGAAGGTATCACCACAAACCAGGTACTGGATCGTATTCTCGAATTAGTTGCAGTTGCTTAA
- a CDS encoding BatD family protein, which produces MVNSTPVIAGLFSLLVSIQAMALNVTATVDKNPAIVDESVVLTVIADGSVAADAFDPSVLEQDFVVGGTSISSQTSMVNFKTTRTTQWTTLIIPRKTGVLTIPALTVDDATTKPIQLQVLAQGDKTAQQQKDIYLTADVSKHEVYVQQQFTLTVRLHLAAELIRGSLAEPKMTGAEIKQIGENNEYSQIIDGKRFRIIERVYAVKPQTSGKFVLHSTMFDGEISASKQQRRSVFSSFDRGKPVRMKGQEIDIQVNAAPADFTGEWLPSELIVIEENWPDEQSEYELGEPITRTVKITAAALGAEQLPKLEFNAPDGLKIYPDQADVKNGVQKGALISQKTQDFAIVPTKPGTFVLPEVTLPWFNTQLNRTELAVLPAKTIVVKGAVPVNIDNTTAMNTPLPVHVVEQSNTTLQWLFLAGWLLTAMAWLYQTKLKGRSFKRETFVPSTKHAYLKLLAACKQNNGQQVMALLPAWGNELFPEQNFSNLQQLSQHLQNDDFDKQLSHLQHCYYGAQQQAWHSDKLLKIISRLQTQGEQQQQVAFAINP; this is translated from the coding sequence ATGGTAAATTCGACACCTGTTATTGCAGGTTTGTTCTCTTTATTGGTTAGCATTCAGGCCATGGCGTTAAATGTAACCGCCACGGTTGATAAAAACCCAGCGATAGTTGATGAATCAGTGGTGCTTACGGTTATAGCCGATGGCTCTGTTGCTGCAGACGCCTTCGACCCATCAGTACTTGAACAAGACTTTGTTGTTGGTGGTACATCGATCAGCAGCCAAACCAGCATGGTCAATTTTAAAACCACCCGCACCACGCAATGGACCACGCTTATAATCCCTCGTAAGACCGGGGTATTAACGATTCCAGCGTTAACGGTTGATGACGCGACAACGAAACCTATCCAGTTACAGGTATTAGCACAAGGTGACAAAACCGCACAACAACAAAAAGATATCTACTTAACCGCCGATGTATCAAAACATGAGGTTTATGTTCAACAACAATTTACCTTAACGGTGCGCTTACATCTTGCCGCTGAGCTTATACGCGGTTCATTAGCGGAACCTAAAATGACCGGCGCAGAGATTAAGCAAATCGGTGAGAACAACGAATACAGCCAAATAATTGATGGTAAGCGTTTTCGTATCATTGAACGTGTTTATGCGGTCAAACCACAAACATCGGGTAAGTTTGTGTTACACAGCACCATGTTTGATGGCGAAATCAGTGCCAGCAAACAACAACGACGTTCGGTATTTTCAAGCTTCGATCGCGGTAAACCTGTGCGCATGAAAGGTCAGGAAATAGATATTCAGGTGAATGCCGCACCTGCTGACTTTACTGGTGAATGGTTACCAAGTGAATTAATTGTCATTGAAGAGAATTGGCCAGATGAACAAAGCGAATATGAGCTTGGTGAGCCGATAACGCGTACCGTTAAAATAACTGCGGCGGCACTAGGGGCTGAACAATTACCTAAACTTGAGTTTAACGCACCTGATGGCCTTAAAATATACCCAGATCAAGCAGATGTGAAAAACGGTGTGCAAAAAGGCGCACTGATCAGCCAAAAGACCCAAGATTTTGCGATAGTTCCTACCAAACCAGGGACATTCGTATTGCCGGAAGTGACGCTACCTTGGTTTAACACTCAATTAAATCGCACGGAACTCGCTGTACTGCCAGCGAAAACCATCGTCGTCAAGGGAGCGGTGCCGGTCAATATCGACAACACAACGGCAATGAACACCCCACTGCCAGTGCATGTGGTAGAGCAAAGTAATACGACTTTACAATGGCTGTTTTTAGCGGGTTGGTTGTTGACGGCAATGGCTTGGTTGTATCAAACGAAATTAAAAGGGCGTAGCTTTAAGCGGGAAACCTTTGTCCCGTCGACTAAACACGCTTATCTTAAACTGCTGGCCGCATGTAAACAAAATAATGGTCAACAGGTGATGGCATTGCTACCAGCTTGGGGGAATGAATTGTTCCCTGAGCAAAATTTCAGCAACCTGCAGCAACTGAGTCAGCACTTGCAAAATGACGACTTTGATAAACAATTAAGTCATCTGCAGCATTGTTATTACGGTGCACAACAGCAAGCTTGGCATTCAGATAAATTACTTAAAATCATTTCTAGGCTGCAAACCCAAGGTGAGCAACAGCAACAGGTCGCCTTTGCAATAAACCCATAA
- a CDS encoding vWA domain-containing protein, whose translation MIEFAWPWLALLLPAPLLVYWLSPKTSPNAAALKMPVLLGSLSRHSVAVNNKKAPLWLIAIIWILLVCASMRPQWLGETIALPNESREMIIAVDLSGSMKMEDMRHNGKTVNRLTLLKALLGDFIERRQGDRLGLILFADDAYMQTPMTFDRHTVKQMLDESVIGLVGQKTAIGDAMALAVKRFVSKDDSNRVLLLLTDGQNTSGKITPEQALDLAVAKDVTIYTVGIGAEVMMERSLFGTRKVNPSRDLDEGTLKNIAKQTSGSYFRATDGASMADIYTLLDQLEPVAQDEQQMRPLTALFFYPLALALVLIMLQLALVQQQTYGLFNLGSEGKS comes from the coding sequence ATGATTGAATTTGCTTGGCCATGGCTTGCTTTGTTGTTACCTGCGCCGCTATTGGTTTATTGGTTATCGCCGAAGACGTCGCCTAATGCTGCGGCGCTTAAAATGCCAGTATTGTTAGGCAGTTTAAGTCGTCACTCTGTGGCGGTGAATAATAAAAAAGCACCGTTGTGGTTGATTGCCATTATTTGGATATTATTGGTCTGTGCCAGTATGCGACCACAATGGTTAGGTGAAACCATTGCCTTACCAAATGAAAGTCGCGAGATGATCATTGCCGTTGATTTATCTGGCAGCATGAAAATGGAAGACATGCGTCATAACGGTAAAACGGTCAACCGCCTAACCTTACTAAAAGCCTTATTGGGTGATTTTATTGAGCGCCGCCAAGGCGATCGCTTAGGGCTTATTTTGTTTGCCGACGACGCCTATATGCAAACGCCGATGACATTTGACCGACATACGGTTAAGCAAATGCTTGACGAATCGGTGATTGGTCTGGTTGGCCAAAAGACAGCCATTGGTGATGCGATGGCGTTAGCCGTAAAGCGTTTTGTCAGCAAAGATGACTCGAACCGAGTGCTGTTGCTATTAACGGATGGTCAGAATACTTCAGGAAAAATAACGCCGGAGCAAGCGTTAGATCTGGCTGTCGCAAAAGATGTGACCATTTATACCGTTGGTATCGGTGCTGAAGTGATGATGGAGCGATCGTTATTTGGTACCCGTAAAGTGAACCCATCAAGAGATCTTGATGAAGGAACACTGAAGAACATCGCAAAACAAACATCAGGCAGTTATTTTAGAGCCACCGATGGTGCATCTATGGCAGACATTTATACTCTGCTCGATCAACTGGAACCTGTTGCTCAAGACGAACAACAAATGCGTCCACTTACTGCATTATTCTTTTACCCATTAGCGTTAGCGTTAGTACTTATCATGTTGCAACTGGCACTGGTTCAGCAGCAAACCTATGGCTTGTTCAACCTTGGCAGTGAGGGCAAAAGCTAA
- the fadI gene encoding acetyl-CoA C-acyltransferase FadI, whose amino-acid sequence MAKMQNLKTASGERIAVVTGLRTPFVKQATDFHGVPALDLGAMVVNEMLTRTDIDPALIEQLVFGQVVQMPKAPNIAREIALATQMNVHTDAYSVSRACATSFQSTVNVAESILLGNIDIGIAGGADSMSVPPIGVSRKLARTLLDLSKAKTMGQRLKLLSALRFKDLIPEPPAVAEYSTGLSMGQTAEQMAKSHGITREEQDALAHRSHSLAAKTWADGLMADQVMVAHPEPYKKAVEKDNCFRADSDLAGYARLRPVFDRKHGTVTAANSTALTDGASAVLLMREGRAKELGLDVLGYIRSYAFTAIDVWEDMLMGPSYSTPLALDRAGLTLADLDLVEMHEAFAAQTLANVKMFASEKFAREKLGRDKAIGDIDMDKFNVLGGSLAYGHPFAATGTRLITQTLTELKRRGGGVGLTTACAAGGLGAAMVLEAE is encoded by the coding sequence ATGGCAAAAATGCAAAACTTAAAGACCGCATCCGGTGAGCGTATCGCTGTTGTTACCGGTCTAAGAACGCCATTTGTAAAACAGGCGACTGACTTTCATGGTGTACCGGCTCTTGATTTAGGCGCTATGGTCGTAAATGAAATGCTGACTCGTACTGATATCGATCCGGCGTTGATAGAGCAATTGGTGTTTGGTCAGGTAGTTCAAATGCCGAAAGCGCCTAACATTGCCCGAGAAATCGCCTTGGCAACGCAAATGAACGTTCATACTGATGCGTACAGTGTCTCTCGTGCTTGTGCTACTAGTTTCCAATCTACCGTCAATGTAGCGGAATCTATTCTGCTTGGTAACATTGATATTGGTATTGCTGGCGGTGCGGATTCAATGTCTGTGCCTCCGATTGGTGTATCAAGAAAACTAGCGCGTACCTTATTAGATTTATCTAAAGCTAAGACCATGGGACAGCGCTTAAAGCTGCTTAGTGCGTTACGATTTAAAGATTTGATCCCTGAACCACCGGCGGTTGCTGAATACTCGACAGGCTTGTCTATGGGGCAAACCGCAGAGCAAATGGCAAAAAGCCACGGCATCACTCGAGAAGAACAAGACGCATTAGCGCATCGTTCACACTCTCTTGCAGCGAAAACGTGGGCCGATGGCCTGATGGCTGATCAAGTTATGGTGGCGCACCCTGAACCGTATAAAAAGGCCGTAGAAAAAGATAACTGTTTCCGTGCAGATTCAGATCTAGCTGGATACGCTCGACTGCGTCCAGTATTTGATCGTAAACACGGCACCGTAACGGCGGCTAATTCTACCGCATTAACCGATGGTGCTTCTGCGGTGCTATTAATGCGTGAAGGCCGAGCTAAGGAGCTTGGCTTGGATGTGCTAGGTTATATCCGTTCTTATGCGTTTACAGCGATAGACGTATGGGAAGACATGCTTATGGGCCCATCGTATTCGACACCATTGGCATTAGATCGTGCAGGCCTTACCTTAGCTGACCTTGATTTGGTTGAAATGCATGAAGCCTTTGCCGCGCAAACATTAGCCAATGTAAAAATGTTCGCCAGCGAAAAATTTGCGCGAGAAAAGCTTGGTCGTGATAAAGCCATTGGTGATATCGATATGGATAAATTTAATGTGCTTGGTGGTTCATTAGCTTATGGTCACCCATTTGCCGCCACCGGAACACGCCTTATTACGCAAACCTTGACTGAATTAAAACGTCGTGGCGGTGGTGTTGGTCTAACAACCGCATGTGCTGCGGGTGGGTTAGGTGCAGCCATGGTGCTAGAAGCAGAATAA
- a CDS encoding VWA domain-containing protein, which yields MTEFHFIRPLWLIAFIGLVWVLWQVRRLRVSSSAWHRVIPSHLSSKLLSNTENNRPVSIIPAALIGSLLIIAMAGPTWQKLPQPVYDVERGSVLVMDMSFSMLSTDIKPNRLTMARYKAMDLVEKIDEGEIGLIAYAGDAFTISPLTADINNIRLLLPSLSPQIMPELGSNPYPALILAEQMLQNAGHIKGDIYWVTDGVTQDEIDDINDFVDNSDHRINILAVGTAEGAPITLANGELMKDRRGNIVIPKLTSRRLEAFSDNSGGVFTVISADDSDLARLSSLSALDAQKVLQSKQQNMGDQWQEFGPYLLLIALPLALAYFRKGILLTPVLMVSLLSSTFYSAPSSASLWDDLWQTKNQQGQQQFDNQDYQKAAQTFDDNQWRGSSYYRAGDYEKAVETFAKSDTVQANYNRANALAKLGELEQAIAAYEQVISADAEHQDALTNKAIVEQMLQQQQQEQQNQEQQDNQDQSQDQNQDQSQEQNQEQQQQDQNQQQQGSSDSSDSNQDQSQQDSSEQSDPEQSEQQQSEQQGDEDNNQDQSSDSDNGEQNKQQAEQDQSEQEQQAAAQQQNSEQQQQPEQQQQQQAALTDGEQQSQTEQQQKHEQLLRRVTDDPQLLLRNKMRLEYQKRRQNRSSIGVKEKW from the coding sequence ATGACTGAATTTCACTTTATCCGACCATTGTGGTTAATTGCGTTTATTGGTTTAGTATGGGTGTTATGGCAAGTTCGTCGCTTGCGCGTATCCAGCAGCGCATGGCACCGTGTTATTCCGTCGCACTTAAGCAGTAAGCTGTTAAGTAATACCGAAAACAATAGACCAGTGTCGATTATACCCGCAGCTCTGATAGGTAGTTTGCTTATTATTGCCATGGCGGGACCTACTTGGCAAAAACTGCCACAACCGGTATATGACGTAGAGCGCGGTTCGGTATTAGTCATGGACATGTCATTTTCAATGTTGTCTACCGATATCAAACCGAACAGATTGACCATGGCACGTTATAAAGCCATGGATTTAGTCGAAAAGATTGATGAAGGCGAAATAGGTCTGATCGCGTACGCGGGTGATGCGTTTACTATCAGCCCGCTAACCGCGGATATCAACAACATCAGGTTATTATTACCGTCATTGTCGCCGCAAATCATGCCAGAGCTTGGCTCGAACCCTTACCCTGCGTTAATACTGGCAGAACAAATGCTGCAAAACGCTGGCCACATTAAGGGCGATATCTACTGGGTTACCGATGGTGTTACGCAAGATGAAATTGACGATATTAATGATTTTGTCGACAACAGCGATCACCGAATTAATATTTTAGCGGTAGGTACCGCCGAGGGTGCGCCGATTACCCTCGCCAATGGTGAATTAATGAAGGACCGCCGTGGTAACATTGTTATCCCTAAACTTACCAGTCGTCGTTTAGAAGCATTTAGCGACAATTCTGGTGGTGTATTTACCGTTATTAGCGCCGATGATTCTGACTTGGCTCGACTAAGTTCATTAAGCGCCCTCGATGCGCAAAAAGTATTGCAATCAAAGCAACAAAATATGGGTGACCAATGGCAAGAATTTGGCCCATATTTGTTATTGATAGCCCTACCACTTGCGCTTGCGTATTTTCGCAAAGGCATCTTATTAACCCCAGTGTTAATGGTGAGCTTATTATCTTCGACGTTTTACAGTGCGCCGTCATCCGCATCTCTTTGGGACGATTTATGGCAGACCAAAAACCAACAAGGTCAGCAACAATTCGATAACCAAGACTATCAAAAAGCAGCGCAAACATTTGATGATAACCAATGGCGCGGCAGCAGTTACTACCGTGCTGGCGATTATGAAAAAGCGGTCGAGACCTTTGCAAAGTCTGATACCGTGCAAGCCAATTACAACAGAGCCAATGCCCTTGCAAAACTTGGTGAGCTAGAACAAGCGATTGCAGCATATGAGCAAGTCATCTCAGCTGATGCTGAGCATCAAGATGCGTTGACCAATAAAGCCATCGTTGAACAAATGTTGCAGCAACAGCAACAAGAGCAACAAAACCAAGAACAACAAGATAACCAGGACCAAAGCCAAGATCAGAACCAGGATCAGAGCCAAGAGCAAAACCAAGAACAGCAACAGCAGGATCAAAACCAACAGCAGCAAGGTAGCAGTGACTCTAGTGACAGCAACCAAGATCAGTCACAGCAAGATTCCTCTGAGCAATCAGATCCTGAACAATCTGAGCAGCAGCAATCAGAGCAACAAGGCGATGAGGATAACAACCAAGATCAATCGTCTGACTCAGACAACGGTGAGCAAAATAAACAACAGGCTGAACAAGATCAATCTGAACAAGAGCAACAAGCCGCTGCTCAACAACAAAATAGCGAACAGCAACAACAACCAGAACAACAGCAGCAGCAACAGGCAGCGTTAACCGATGGCGAACAACAAAGCCAAACGGAACAACAACAAAAACACGAACAGCTTTTGCGTCGTGTGACAGACGACCCGCAACTGTTGTTACGAAATAAAATGCGTCTTGAATATCAGAAACGTCGTCAAAACCGCAGTAGTATTGGAGTTAAGGAAAAATGGTAA
- the fadJ gene encoding fatty acid oxidation complex subunit alpha FadJ: MNMENNTTKQSAFTLIEQDNGIAHLKIDVADETMNVLKAEFLEDIQEVLQQLKSNSNIKGMIVYSGKENSFVAGADITMLDACNTAEEATAIAAGGQMIFNQLEQLNIPVVAAINGPCLGGGLELAMACHMRVASDSNKTVLGVPEVQLGLLPGSGGTQRLPKLVGLQKSLDMMLTGKQLRPKQALKAGLVDDVVPLSVLLDVAEKMALAGKKKSSRKASLVEKALESNPLGRRIVFDQATKTVLAKTKGNYPAPLNIIECIRTGLEKGMAKGLAVEAKYFGELTQTKESKQLRNIFFATTDMKKEQGVDGVDALPVNKIGVLGGGLMGGGIAYVSVNNAKTPVRIKDINHQGISNALKYSFDILNKKVKRRFMSSAAMQQQMHKITGTVDYTGFNDVDMIIEAVFEDLSLKQSMVADVEANCKDDVIFASNTSSLPINQIAAKAKKPENVIGLHYFSPVDKMPLAEIIAHEKTSDSTISTTVAYAKRQGKTPIVVKDKAGFYVNRILAPYVNEAASMVLAGEPIDKIDRALVKFGFPVGPIKLLDEVGIDIGAKISPILEAELGERFKAPDAFNKLIDDNRKGKKTEKGFYLYKGKKANGKAVDESVYTLLGVQPNGTLSADDICHRSVLLMVNEAVRCLDEGIIRNARDGDIGAIFGIGFPPFLGGPFRYLDSLGAQTVVDKLNHYKDLYGEHFTPCTALVTMAENNQSCYG, translated from the coding sequence ATGAATATGGAAAATAATACGACAAAGCAATCTGCATTTACCTTAATTGAGCAAGATAATGGTATCGCGCATTTAAAAATTGATGTTGCAGATGAAACGATGAACGTTTTAAAAGCGGAATTTCTTGAAGACATTCAAGAGGTTTTACAACAACTTAAAAGCAACAGCAATATTAAAGGCATGATTGTCTACAGTGGCAAGGAAAACTCGTTTGTTGCCGGTGCTGATATCACTATGCTTGATGCGTGCAATACCGCCGAAGAAGCAACTGCGATTGCCGCAGGTGGACAGATGATATTCAATCAACTGGAGCAATTAAACATTCCAGTGGTTGCTGCAATCAATGGCCCGTGTTTAGGTGGTGGCTTAGAGCTGGCGATGGCATGTCATATGCGAGTCGCCAGTGATTCAAATAAAACGGTGTTGGGTGTACCTGAAGTACAGCTTGGTTTATTACCAGGCAGCGGTGGTACGCAACGTTTACCAAAACTGGTTGGTCTGCAAAAGTCACTTGATATGATGTTGACCGGCAAGCAGTTGCGTCCTAAGCAAGCATTAAAAGCAGGTTTGGTTGATGATGTAGTACCTTTATCGGTGTTACTTGATGTCGCTGAGAAAATGGCGTTAGCCGGTAAGAAAAAATCGAGCCGCAAAGCATCGTTGGTAGAAAAAGCGTTAGAGTCAAATCCATTAGGTCGACGCATTGTTTTTGATCAAGCAACCAAGACGGTATTAGCCAAGACCAAAGGAAATTATCCTGCGCCTCTTAACATTATTGAGTGTATTCGTACCGGTCTAGAGAAAGGTATGGCAAAAGGCTTGGCGGTTGAAGCTAAGTATTTTGGCGAGCTAACGCAAACCAAAGAATCAAAACAATTGCGCAACATCTTTTTTGCGACCACAGATATGAAAAAAGAGCAGGGCGTTGACGGCGTTGATGCGTTACCTGTAAATAAAATCGGTGTGTTAGGTGGCGGCTTAATGGGCGGTGGTATCGCCTATGTTAGCGTCAATAATGCCAAAACACCGGTGCGCATTAAGGATATAAATCATCAGGGTATCTCCAATGCCTTAAAATATAGTTTCGATATTCTTAATAAAAAGGTCAAACGTCGTTTTATGTCCAGCGCCGCTATGCAGCAACAGATGCATAAAATCACCGGTACTGTGGATTACACTGGCTTTAATGACGTGGATATGATTATTGAAGCGGTATTTGAAGATTTATCACTGAAGCAAAGTATGGTTGCCGATGTAGAAGCGAACTGCAAAGACGACGTTATTTTTGCAAGTAATACCTCGTCATTGCCAATCAATCAAATTGCGGCGAAAGCAAAGAAACCAGAAAATGTGATCGGTCTGCATTACTTTTCGCCAGTGGATAAAATGCCATTGGCTGAAATTATTGCCCATGAAAAGACATCAGACAGCACAATTTCCACTACCGTTGCGTACGCTAAACGACAAGGTAAAACACCTATCGTTGTCAAAGATAAGGCCGGTTTTTATGTTAACCGTATCTTAGCGCCTTATGTTAACGAAGCGGCGAGCATGGTACTCGCTGGCGAGCCTATCGACAAAATAGATCGTGCACTCGTTAAGTTTGGTTTTCCGGTAGGTCCAATCAAATTATTGGATGAGGTCGGCATTGATATTGGCGCTAAAATTAGCCCTATTCTTGAAGCTGAGTTAGGTGAACGTTTCAAAGCACCTGATGCATTTAATAAGTTAATTGATGACAACCGCAAAGGTAAGAAAACCGAGAAAGGCTTTTACCTTTATAAAGGTAAGAAGGCCAATGGTAAAGCCGTGGACGAAAGTGTATATACCTTATTAGGTGTGCAGCCGAACGGTACCTTATCGGCTGATGATATCTGCCATCGCAGTGTGTTGTTAATGGTAAATGAAGCCGTACGCTGTTTAGACGAAGGTATTATTCGAAATGCCCGTGACGGTGATATTGGCGCCATCTTCGGTATTGGCTTTCCACCATTCTTAGGTGGTCCGTTCCGTTACTTGGACAGCCTAGGCGCACAAACAGTTGTTGATAAGCTAAATCACTATAAAGATCTGTATGGTGAGCACTTCACGCCATGTACTGCGTTAGTGACAATGGCTGAAAATAATCAAAGCTGTTATGGATAA
- a CDS encoding DUF4381 domain-containing protein, whose protein sequence is MDPLENLKDIHLPDSIHAYPIAPGWWILLALVLAIVVYLLIKNKRKQRFLRQQKTALVQLQQLEAPTVEQCVAILKWVAMHYFQRHLFANNFSVELLQALKVKLPEQHQAKFIELAESALAQQYRKNANTIYGEDMQRAAIYWLTHIDLVSKNNTSIGANTSATEPQEKAA, encoded by the coding sequence ATGGATCCGCTAGAGAATTTAAAAGATATCCATCTACCAGATAGTATTCACGCATACCCTATCGCACCGGGTTGGTGGATATTATTGGCCTTAGTACTGGCAATCGTTGTTTATCTGTTGATTAAAAACAAACGAAAACAACGCTTCCTTCGCCAGCAAAAAACGGCGCTAGTGCAGCTACAACAGCTTGAAGCGCCTACGGTTGAACAATGTGTGGCGATTTTAAAGTGGGTGGCTATGCATTATTTTCAACGCCACCTATTTGCCAACAACTTTTCCGTAGAGCTTTTGCAAGCACTGAAAGTTAAATTGCCTGAACAACACCAAGCTAAGTTCATTGAATTAGCCGAGTCAGCGTTAGCCCAACAATATCGTAAGAATGCCAATACCATTTACGGTGAAGATATGCAGCGTGCTGCGATTTATTGGCTAACCCATATAGATTTAGTCAGTAAAAATAACACTTCAATCGGCGCTAACACATCAGCAACAGAACCGCAGGAGAAGGCAGCATGA